A region of the Labeo rohita strain BAU-BD-2019 chromosome 5, IGBB_LRoh.1.0, whole genome shotgun sequence genome:
atttttgggctttttatggcttttattgcgataggacagtagagagatgacaggaaagagctgggaggagagaggggagcgggatcggcaaaggacctcaagacaGGAATCAAACttgggtcaccgtgagcgcagttgcgctatatgtcataacaagatcataacataaataacatcataacaagaaatagtttaatagctatgatactgggtttgaaatcaaatgtttgcatagttatgacagaaaacattagcatctaacaatgccttggaaaaaacaatcttaaaaaataaagtttatgcataaacccaaatagaaaataaaacagttatcgaataagcatgtgtcctgttgtgtgtcctaaactcctgaagcATTGGTGtgtcattttagagcagtcaatgcaatttaaaagtcaCTTAAATCTGTAAGtagggggtgggtgtgtgaaaaaattcagatgtaatcccctttgtaatcgctggcattttttaaaagtaactgtaatttaattacatattttttctcagtaactgtaactaattacaattacatttattttgtaattaaattacgtaattctgttacatgtaactagttactccccaacactggataTATGTAAAGTGTAATCATAATATTGGAGTTGATATGACAATCTATAGTAGAGAATTCTGCCCAATGATTGCAATGATTTCTTCATTTGTTACTTCTTTATAGCATCTTCAAAGGTCACAAGATGGCTCTTTTCAAGAATTTATTCCAACAAACTAATGACGAAAAGGTAAGTAAATAAAAGACTTTAGGTGGGTCTTCTGTAGATATTGACCAACTCAAGCACACCTCAGAAGAAACCTAGCATTACATATATGTACTTACATATTGCTATATATTTCATCTCAGGGTTTTAGACCTGCTCCTGCTCCTGAGTCTGGATTTTTTGGAACAGTCAAGAGTGATCCTACTTTTAAAGCCGAGAATGATGCTTCAAAATTAAAGAAAGCCATTGAGACCAAAGGTAAAATACAAAGttaaacatgtttaacatgCATTCATGTTCCTGGTGTTGAAACTCAAGTAGAAGTTATAAAGAATTTTGCAAATgaattttttgtgttgttgcacgTTTGGAGGACACACCCCACCATTTATGTCATAGCAGGAAGAGTCCCTGTATACTTTTACCCTCTGTTGGGACTTGTATTATTTTGCTTCTGTATTGCCCCAATTTATCAGTGATTATACACAAGGAATCAAGTGAGCTCAATTGCCCATTAATGACAAGAACCAGCAGTATTACTCTGTACATAACTGCTAATGTGAAAACTGATGTGATTTTGCCCTGTTTTCTTCTCATGAAGGTGTGGATGAAGCTACTATTGTGGAGGTACTAGCAAAGAGAAGCAATTCACAAAGGCAAGAGATCCAAGATAATTATAGGAAGACTACTGGAAAAGTAAGCATATTCACATCCTAAAATCTTTTAAAGTATACAGTGTTCGTTTGAATCCAGTTACTTATTCATCTGTTGCTTATTGACGCTTTCCATTCCACCTTAAATAACACTTGAACTTCACAATATGGGACAATACAGATGAATGAGCCAAGTCATATTGTGCCATCTGCCTATTTTAGATCAGGCTTTCTTGGCCATTGAAATGGTTTGATAAAATATGACAATGGTGggtctaaacttttttttcaaccCCTGAACGTGATATATGAAACAACagatgagccaagccaagtcatTTACAGCATCTCTAGGTCCAATTCCAAttcaagagttttttttttttttttttaaacagcatgaGCCGTTTGTagtattatgttattttgtactaattgctttttattaatttaatattcattttttatttgtattaatccTCAGTCTCTGGCAGATGACTTGAAAAAGGCTCTGAAGTCAGATTTTGAGGAAGTGGTACTGGCCTTGCTGATGACTCCTGCCAAGTATGATGCTTTTGAAATGAGAAAAGCCATGAAGGTACAACTTGCATCTGTTCTTATATGTATTGATTTTATTCAAAGTCTTACTAAATACTAATACTTGAATTAACTTATTAATACTAAAGTGTCATTAATAATCAGGGTGCTGGGACAAATGAGAAAGTCCTAAATGAAATTCTGGGGACCAGATCAGACACGGAGATTAATGCATTGAAAACTGCTTACAAAGAAGGtaacaataaacatttacatacatacTGTACACGTTCTTCCTAAATGCAGAGGTAGCTGCTAACCCCTTTCTGTTGTACAGGTGGACACCTGCTTGAGGAAGATATTAAAAGTGAGGTTAAAGGAGATCTTGAGACTACCCTGCTCGCTCTTTGCAAGGTACAAAAATAGTTCAGTGACAATTCTGTTACAGAACAAGAAAATAATCTGCTATGTGCATTGCATAGATGATGACATATTACTATATCAATACCTCATAACTTAAGGCTACCAGGAGTCAACACCGTGACTTTGATGATGGACAGGCTAAGAGTGATGCAAAGGTAAAGATTCTTTACTATGGTCATTGAAGTATGTAAGCCGTAAgcattattgtgaaataaattcaCTTACCAATTTGTTTTACTTCCGGAgcaatatttctattttcatgttttaactTGGGCCTCCATCCAGTCATCTTATTGATAGGTTTATGATagccatataataataatagtgaagCTGCAAAATAGTACTACTTGTTCTAAATTCTGTTGGTATGAAAAACAAGAAACCACAGAATAATAACGAACATGAAAATGACATGGGTGTGTTGCCATGGACAGTAGGAAtgcaatacagttagtccacggttcaatgcgtacctcggtttttaaccatggttttcggttcggttctgatcttgccacttcagtgtgtgtgtttttttttgcaagaattaacaaaatactcccgtaAGCCTCTGTACACTAGAAAAAGcatggtttagtatatgtctgcttaatttttcttttgagagatgtattattttttcgatttttgcacaaaatagaatcggtttcattcatactggacgccagagggcgccctcgtgcaaaaaataaataaattaattaaataaataaataaataaaaatcctcaTATGCCTCAAAGAAGTATCCCTGACAACAtggctattgctgtaactgaataaaaacaagatataacgttaaacgttttgaattatgaaatgtaaggacaataaacactcgtctgcaataatatatggtttatctgtgttcttaaaaaaagttagaatttttttttaatgtttttataatgttttattttttttataacttttgtttttataactcttctgttggacaacaggtttagaaagcattatcattgcatgtcattagaatggaagatactttctttttcaaatataaacggggaagcgtttcctcatttcagcacgtgaaatcgcgggcacacacacagcaaattccGAGTGAGGTAAAACAAGAAagttatttaattacaaaaccgaaaaaccgcaattcacaagcgcgtattgaaccgtggatattatattgagaattgtgtCATCCTTAATGGACAGTGGGCCAATATAAAGTTTTGtagtcattaaaaaatatctgaCCACTCAAAGCTTGACCCAACATAATCAAGTTTTCCACAAAGCCGTGTAATGCACTATAAACTGACACAAACAATGTAAATACACTCTCTGACTTTGTGTATGTTGTTGTTTCAGGCTCTTTTTGAAGCAGGAGAGAATCGGGTTGGCactgtttgttctgtttttattgACATCCTCACAAACAGGAGTGAAGCTCAGTTGTACAAAAGTAAGTGGAGGAATCTGAATACTTTTCAGAGGactcttcatttttatttcattttggtATAGTTAAgctcatgttttttgaggaactAACAGTGTTGTTTAAAATCTACAGTTTTCCAACATTATGCCCAACTGAGCAAAGACGGTTTTGCCAAAGACCTTGAGGGTGAGCTGCATGGAAACTTTGAAGACTGCCTGATGACCTTGGGTAAATATATAAGACTTCatttcagtctgtgtgtatCTGTATGGGTGTGTAAAAAGAGAAACGAGTCATCTTAAATGCTTCAGTGGCCATTTGAATGAAGGCGGCTCTACAAAAACTTATTAAAAAGCCAggcctgttttttttccagctgtgCATGTTAAGGGTGGTTTCATTCTCACACATGAAAACTTAGGTTAGGTACAAATATCCAAGGATAATTaaattttagggctgtcagtttaatgtgttaacttaattaattagttatgaaaaaataacgcgattaaaatattttttacgcAGTTAACGCGCTGACCCCAcacctgtacatcatcttatatttcatacagttgactgttgacaaatattaTGCAACTcctgcagttatgccctaaaattcaagatattggggCGAAAATGCCCCAGACACATGACATCACACGGGCAACAGGAGCAATGTGACACAATTATCACATGTGATAATATACAgaagttcagtaaataagaagtttgATATTGCGAacacaatattgtgtttttgctcagtttttgcagagaacatattacctttg
Encoded here:
- the LOC127166114 gene encoding annexin A1-like, producing MALFKNLFQQTNDEKGFRPAPAPESGFFGTVKSDPTFKAENDASKLKKAIETKGVDEATIVEVLAKRSNSQRQEIQDNYRKTTGKSLADDLKKALKSDFEEVVLALLMTPAKYDAFEMRKAMKGAGTNEKVLNEILGTRSDTEINALKTAYKEGGHLLEEDIKSEVKGDLETTLLALCKATRSQHRDFDDGQAKSDAKALFEAGENRVGTVCSVFIDILTNRSEAQLYKIFQHYAQLSKDGFAKDLEGELHGNFEDCLMTLVKAALNKPAYFAERLHLAMKGLGTNNDTLTRIIVSRSEIDLLKIMQEYKRMYGKTLQEDLLKETSGDYEKILLAICGAP